The following are encoded in a window of Mycobacterium decipiens genomic DNA:
- a CDS encoding DUF5642 family protein — MRKVVLAVGSVCWLVGCSSGANSAAPPTGDIAKVADVKSGFGPDFKVTDIAVRAIDPQFFSARKLPDGLSFDPANCAKMAAGPELPTGLQGNMAAVSAEGKGNRFVVIAVETSEPLPGRDPGKDCRKVTFAGTQLRGGIEVVEAPHIDGTQTLGVHRVLQAMVGGAARTGELYDYSARFGDYQVIVIANPLVIPGQPVARVDTQRARDLLVQAVAAVRG; from the coding sequence ATGCGCAAGGTGGTACTGGCAGTCGGATCGGTGTGCTGGCTGGTCGGCTGCTCATCGGGTGCCAACTCCGCAGCGCCCCCGACTGGCGACATCGCCAAGGTGGCCGACGTGAAGTCGGGCTTTGGCCCCGACTTCAAGGTCACCGATATCGCTGTCAGGGCCATCGATCCCCAGTTCTTCTCCGCCCGCAAACTGCCCGACGGGCTGAGTTTTGATCCGGCGAACTGCGCGAAGATGGCGGCGGGCCCTGAGCTGCCAACGGGGTTGCAGGGCAACATGGCCGCCGTCTCCGCCGAGGGCAAGGGCAACCGGTTCGTGGTCATCGCGGTGGAGACTTCCGAGCCGCTGCCGGGCCGCGATCCCGGGAAGGACTGCCGCAAGGTGACATTTGCCGGGACCCAGCTGCGGGGCGGCATCGAGGTGGTCGAGGCGCCGCACATCGACGGGACGCAGACGCTGGGCGTGCATCGGGTGTTGCAGGCGATGGTCGGCGGGGCGGCGCGCACCGGCGAACTTTACGACTACTCCGCTCGGTTCGGCGACTACCAGGTGATCGTCATCGCCAATCCGCTGGTGATCCCCGGACAGCCGGTTGCCCGGGTCGACACGCAACGCGCCCGGGACCTGCTCGTGCAGGCGGTGGCCGCGGTCCGCGGTTGA
- a CDS encoding GNAT family N-acetyltransferase translates to MAELTGARVVDLAGMDIFEGCPAEDLVSLAAGLVPLRAAAGQVLMRQGEQPVSFLLITSGSAEVSHVGHDGVAIVERVLPGVIVGEVALLRDIPRTATVTAIEGLTGWIGDSDAFATMVHIPGVMERLLRTARQRLAAFVTPIPVRLRDGTQLLLRPVLPGDRERTVHGHVHFSAETLYRRFMSARAPSKALMRYLAEVDYVDHFVWVVTDGDDPVADARFVRDENDPTVAEIAFTVADAYQGRGIGSFLIGALSVAARVDGVERFSARMLSGNLSMRTIMDRYGSVWQREDVGVITTVIDVPGGRDLGFGHEMADRIRRVARQVIDAVG, encoded by the coding sequence ATGGCCGAATTGACCGGCGCGCGAGTCGTAGATCTAGCGGGAATGGACATCTTCGAGGGATGCCCGGCCGAGGACTTGGTGTCGCTGGCGGCCGGCCTGGTACCGCTGCGGGCCGCTGCCGGCCAAGTGCTGATGCGGCAGGGCGAGCAACCCGTTTCCTTTCTGCTGATCACGTCGGGTAGCGCCGAGGTCAGCCATGTTGGCCACGACGGTGTAGCGATCGTCGAGCGGGTGCTGCCCGGCGTGATCGTCGGCGAGGTCGCGTTGCTTCGCGACATCCCACGAACCGCAACGGTCACCGCCATCGAGGGGCTGACCGGCTGGATCGGTGACAGCGACGCCTTCGCCACGATGGTGCACATCCCCGGGGTCATGGAGCGGCTGCTGCGCACAGCCCGACAGCGTCTCGCCGCTTTTGTCACGCCGATTCCGGTGCGGCTTCGGGACGGGACCCAACTGCTGCTGCGCCCGGTGCTGCCCGGTGACCGCGAGCGGACCGTGCACGGACACGTCCATTTCTCCGCCGAGACGCTGTATCGGCGGTTCATGTCGGCCCGTGCTCCCAGCAAGGCGTTGATGCGCTACCTGGCCGAGGTCGACTACGTCGATCACTTCGTCTGGGTGGTGACCGACGGAGACGACCCCGTGGCGGACGCGCGCTTTGTTCGAGACGAAAACGATCCAACGGTCGCCGAGATCGCGTTCACGGTCGCCGACGCATATCAGGGCAGGGGGATCGGAAGCTTTCTGATCGGTGCGCTGTCGGTCGCCGCGCGGGTCGACGGCGTCGAAAGGTTTTCCGCGCGGATGCTTTCCGGCAATCTGTCGATGCGCACCATCATGGACCGCTACGGTTCGGTGTGGCAGCGCGAGGACGTCGGCGTCATCACCACCGTGATCGATGTACCGGGCGGCCGTGACTTGGGTTTCGGACACGAGATGGCAGACCGGATCAGGCGGGTGGCCCGGCAGGTGATCGACGCCGTCGGCTGA
- a CDS encoding UTP--glucose-1-phosphate uridylyltransferase, protein MSRPEVLTPCTAIVPAAGLGTRFLPATKTVPKELLPVVDTPGIELVAAEAAAAGAERLVIVTSEGKDGVVAHFVEDLVLEGTLEARGKIAMLAKVRRAPGLIKVESVVQAEPLGLGHAIGCVEPTLAPDEDAVAVLLPDDLVLPTGVLETMSKVRASTGGTVLCAIEVALDEISAYGVFDVEPVHDGEWANDPNVLKVKGMVEKPKAENAPSRYAAAGRYVLDRAIFDALRRIDRGAGGEVQLTDAIALLIAEGHPVHVVVHQGSRHDLGNPGGYLKAAVDFALDRDDYGPDLRRWLVARLGLTEQ, encoded by the coding sequence ATGTCACGCCCAGAAGTACTGACGCCTTGCACGGCAATCGTCCCGGCGGCCGGCCTGGGCACCCGTTTTCTGCCGGCCACCAAGACGGTGCCGAAGGAGTTGTTGCCCGTCGTCGACACTCCCGGCATCGAGCTGGTGGCCGCCGAGGCGGCCGCGGCCGGTGCCGAACGACTGGTGATCGTCACCTCCGAGGGTAAGGACGGCGTCGTCGCGCATTTCGTGGAAGACCTGGTGCTGGAGGGCACGCTTGAGGCGCGGGGCAAGATCGCCATGCTGGCCAAGGTGCGCCGCGCCCCCGGGTTGATCAAGGTCGAATCCGTTGTGCAGGCCGAGCCGCTGGGGCTGGGACACGCCATCGGCTGCGTGGAGCCGACGCTGGCGCCCGACGAGGACGCGGTCGCGGTGCTGCTGCCAGACGACTTGGTGCTGCCGACCGGCGTGCTGGAGACGATGTCGAAGGTGCGGGCCAGCACGGGCGGCACGGTGCTGTGCGCCATCGAGGTGGCTCTTGACGAGATCAGCGCATACGGGGTTTTTGATGTCGAGCCGGTCCACGATGGTGAGTGGGCGAATGATCCGAATGTGCTGAAGGTCAAGGGCATGGTCGAAAAGCCCAAGGCCGAAAACGCGCCGTCGAGGTACGCGGCGGCCGGCCGCTACGTGCTGGACCGTGCCATCTTCGACGCGTTACGCCGCATTGACCGGGGCGCCGGGGGCGAGGTGCAGCTCACCGATGCGATCGCGCTACTGATTGCCGAAGGCCATCCCGTCCACGTCGTCGTCCACCAAGGATCCCGACACGACCTGGGAAATCCCGGCGGGTACCTCAAGGCTGCGGTTGACTTTGCATTGGATCGTGACGACTACGGCCCGGATTTGCGGCGATGGTTGGTGGCGCGATTGGGTCTGACCGAGCAATAG
- a CDS encoding DUF5642 family protein, translated as MRPFCIGPVAILMVLLAAACAAPTPPMLAPAAPSPSAQAGAVNPANIKRIGRELPPGYEVTGVPSAASPRVVWGLGADPADVAAKPPQCLTLADPGDGRDPSAQGVSASGAGGIVDAVVVAVRSGPVGLDSNIVAACGRWTLTAGPATASVSLGDAPRIDGAETLGMVADVATSVESGTEIGSRVYTFIAYLDDHYAFTTLTTDPGSVAPPLASQFAADLLVKTVSTLRS; from the coding sequence ATGCGGCCGTTCTGTATTGGCCCGGTGGCGATCCTCATGGTGCTGCTAGCGGCCGCATGCGCTGCGCCGACCCCGCCCATGCTGGCGCCCGCTGCGCCGTCGCCGTCAGCTCAAGCGGGCGCGGTAAACCCGGCCAATATCAAGAGGATCGGTCGAGAGCTGCCGCCAGGCTATGAGGTGACCGGCGTCCCCAGCGCAGCCTCACCCAGGGTGGTCTGGGGTCTCGGCGCGGATCCGGCGGATGTCGCAGCCAAGCCGCCGCAATGCCTGACACTCGCCGACCCGGGTGATGGACGTGACCCGTCGGCGCAGGGCGTTTCCGCGTCCGGTGCGGGCGGCATCGTCGACGCGGTGGTCGTCGCCGTGCGGTCGGGCCCGGTTGGCCTGGACAGCAACATCGTTGCGGCCTGCGGGCGGTGGACCCTCACGGCCGGGCCCGCCACGGCCAGCGTGAGTCTTGGCGACGCCCCCCGCATCGACGGCGCGGAAACTCTGGGCATGGTGGCCGACGTCGCGACGTCGGTCGAGTCCGGAACCGAAATCGGTTCGCGGGTATACACATTCATCGCCTATCTGGACGATCACTACGCCTTTACCACCCTGACCACCGATCCCGGGTCGGTGGCGCCGCCGCTGGCATCGCAGTTCGCGGCCGATCTGCTGGTCAAAACGGTGTCGACGTTACGCAGCTGA
- a CDS encoding class I SAM-dependent methyltransferase, which yields MNTSQDPTELTRGLLTTGAALRHGFLDVLGESTSSPVPTFAQRAMNSRFVATVYERLWRPTSFYLASGVTTGAEQRRAAVALRLGGAHTLLDIGCGPGNFTEPLSRQLPDGGLAVGFDISAPMLTRAALDNRGPRTCYVRGDARMLPFGDETFDAVCCFGALYLMPEPFRIAREMVRVLRPGGRIAILTSYAGQEPPIRYAVNIAARTIGLTMFDRHAFVDLFSSAGLADVEQQTQRALQFVAAAKPG from the coding sequence ATGAACACGAGCCAGGATCCGACCGAGTTGACCCGCGGTCTGCTGACCACCGGCGCCGCGCTGCGGCACGGCTTCCTCGACGTGTTGGGCGAATCGACAAGTTCTCCGGTTCCGACGTTCGCGCAGCGCGCGATGAACAGCCGGTTCGTCGCCACCGTGTACGAACGGCTATGGCGACCGACTTCCTTCTACCTTGCCAGCGGTGTCACCACCGGAGCCGAGCAGCGCCGCGCGGCGGTGGCCCTACGGCTCGGCGGTGCCCACACGTTGCTCGATATCGGTTGTGGGCCCGGCAATTTCACCGAGCCGTTGTCCCGGCAGTTACCGGACGGGGGTCTTGCGGTCGGGTTCGACATTTCTGCGCCGATGCTGACTCGGGCCGCGCTGGACAACCGCGGGCCGCGAACGTGTTATGTCCGTGGTGACGCCCGCATGTTGCCATTCGGCGACGAAACATTCGATGCCGTCTGCTGTTTCGGCGCGTTGTATCTGATGCCCGAGCCGTTCCGGATCGCCCGCGAGATGGTGCGGGTGCTGCGGCCGGGTGGCCGGATCGCGATCCTCACCAGCTATGCCGGGCAAGAACCTCCGATCCGCTACGCCGTGAACATTGCCGCACGCACGATCGGGCTCACAATGTTCGACCGGCACGCCTTCGTCGACCTGTTCTCGTCGGCCGGGCTGGCCGACGTCGAGCAGCAGACACAGCGCGCCTTGCAGTTCGTCGCCGCCGCTAAGCCCGGCTAG
- a CDS encoding 5-formyltetrahydrofolate cyclo-ligase: MVTASKAALREQLLAARRRVTDDIRAAEARMLRDHLNRVVTSDSTVCAYVPVGTEPGSIEMLDVLLLRAGRVLLPVARTTGNDVPLPLRWGEYRTGGLARARWGLLEPPEPWLPEAAVAEANLVLVPALAVDRRGVRLGRGRGFYDRSLRCRDPQAQLIAVVRTAELVDALPAEPHDIPMTHALTPERGLSSLPCRE; this comes from the coding sequence ATGGTCACCGCGAGCAAAGCCGCGTTGCGCGAACAGCTGCTGGCAGCCCGCCGTCGCGTTACCGACGACATTCGCGCCGCCGAGGCCAGGATGTTGCGTGATCACCTGAACCGCGTGGTGACCAGCGACAGCACCGTCTGCGCGTATGTGCCGGTGGGCACCGAGCCGGGGTCGATAGAGATGCTGGACGTGTTGCTGCTCCGCGCCGGACGAGTGCTGTTGCCGGTGGCGCGCACCACCGGTAATGACGTTCCGTTGCCGTTGCGCTGGGGCGAGTACCGCACCGGTGGACTCGCGCGGGCACGCTGGGGTTTGCTCGAGCCGCCCGAACCCTGGCTGCCGGAAGCGGCGGTGGCGGAGGCCAACCTGGTGCTTGTGCCGGCGTTGGCCGTCGACCGGCGGGGCGTGCGGCTGGGCCGGGGCCGCGGCTTCTACGACCGCTCGCTGCGGTGCCGGGACCCGCAGGCTCAGCTGATCGCGGTGGTGCGCACTGCCGAACTGGTCGATGCGTTGCCGGCGGAGCCGCACGACATACCAATGACCCATGCGCTCACCCCGGAGCGCGGGCTTAGCAGCCTACCTTGCCGGGAATGA
- a CDS encoding TetR/AcrR family transcriptional regulator: MVRNDWIDDRRAAAADRIYAAATDLVVRDGLDALDIDTLAARVHCSRATIYRHVGGKAQLRDAVLMRIAAGIIDTVGRAVAGMGGCERVMTAITVALEQIRSDPMRRLMMGAVTAPELSELHSSPVLSRLAAELSGLTDDDPQAARWIVHVVMSLAYLPIGNTEAEQEILRRFVAPAFS, from the coding sequence GTGGTTCGAAACGATTGGATCGATGACCGCCGAGCGGCGGCGGCGGATCGCATCTACGCCGCCGCCACCGATCTGGTGGTCCGCGACGGGCTGGACGCCCTCGATATCGACACCTTGGCGGCGCGCGTGCATTGTTCGCGCGCAACCATCTACCGCCACGTGGGCGGCAAAGCGCAGCTCCGGGATGCCGTTCTGATGCGCATCGCAGCGGGCATCATCGACACCGTTGGGCGCGCGGTCGCGGGCATGGGTGGCTGCGAGCGGGTCATGACGGCAATCACGGTGGCGCTCGAGCAGATCAGGTCCGACCCCATGCGGCGACTGATGATGGGTGCGGTCACCGCACCCGAGCTCAGCGAACTGCACTCGTCACCCGTGCTGAGCCGCCTCGCCGCCGAACTCAGCGGACTGACCGACGACGATCCGCAGGCGGCGCGCTGGATCGTCCATGTGGTGATGTCGCTGGCCTACCTGCCGATCGGCAACACAGAGGCCGAACAAGAAATCTTGCGGCGGTTCGTCGCGCCGGCATTCAGCTGA
- a CDS encoding alpha-ketoglutarate-dependent dioxygenase AlkB, whose product MAIAVQGSLFEHNERRQLGDGAFVDIRSGWLTGEPSGGAELLDALLSMVPWRAERRQMYDRVVDVPRLVSFHDLTVEDPPHPQLARIRRRLNDIYGGEMGEPFTTAGLCYYRDGSDSVAWHGDTVGRGNTEDTMVAIVSLGATRVFALRPRGGGPSLRLPLAHGDLLVMGGSCQRTWEHSVPKTAAPAGPRVSIQFRPRDVR is encoded by the coding sequence GTGGCGATCGCGGTTCAGGGCTCGCTGTTCGAGCACAACGAGCGAAGACAGCTCGGCGACGGAGCCTTTGTCGACATCCGCTCGGGCTGGCTGACCGGCGAACCATCGGGCGGGGCAGAGCTGCTGGATGCGCTGCTGTCCATGGTGCCGTGGCGCGCCGAGCGCCGGCAGATGTACGACCGGGTGGTCGACGTGCCGCGACTCGTGAGTTTTCACGACCTGACCGTCGAAGATCCGCCGCATCCTCAGCTCGCGCGGATACGCCGGCGGCTCAACGACATCTACGGCGGCGAAATGGGTGAGCCCTTCACCACCGCCGGGCTGTGTTACTACCGCGACGGCTCCGACAGCGTCGCCTGGCATGGCGACACCGTTGGTCGCGGCAACACCGAGGACACCATGGTGGCAATCGTCAGCCTGGGCGCCACCCGCGTCTTCGCGCTGCGGCCGCGTGGCGGCGGTCCTTCGTTGCGACTGCCGCTGGCGCACGGCGATCTGCTGGTGATGGGCGGGTCGTGTCAACGCACGTGGGAGCATTCGGTGCCCAAGACGGCTGCACCCGCGGGTCCGCGGGTCAGCATCCAGTTCCGGCCGCGCGACGTTCGCTAG
- a CDS encoding FmdB family zinc ribbon protein has protein sequence MPTYSYECTQCANRFDVVQAFTDDALTTCEQCSGRLRKLFNAVGVVFKGSGFYRTDSRESGKKAKSSTNGSSTSESTPSSGSSESKASGSAEKSSSSPTSAAAV, from the coding sequence GTGCCGACCTACAGCTACGAGTGCACCCAGTGCGCCAACCGCTTCGATGTTGTGCAGGCCTTCACCGACGACGCGCTGACCACGTGCGAGCAATGCTCCGGCCGGCTGCGCAAGCTGTTCAACGCCGTCGGCGTGGTGTTCAAGGGCAGCGGGTTTTACCGCACCGACAGCCGCGAGTCCGGCAAGAAGGCCAAGAGCTCGACCAATGGTTCTTCGACCAGCGAGTCGACACCGAGTTCGGGCTCCAGTGAGAGCAAGGCGTCCGGGTCTGCAGAGAAGTCGTCCAGCTCCCCAACCTCCGCCGCAGCTGTCTGA
- a CDS encoding cytochrome P450 → MTQLDGGLGIALFHDAYLQDPYPLYQRMQSAGHVHRIGDSQFYAVCSWDAVTEALGRCDDFSSNLTATMMYQPEGTVTPFVMGELGGPTQALATADDPAHAAHRKALLPQLAAKRILAFEPFIAETAARIWDASMRDGRIEWMSAMANRLPMMIVGRIIGVPDDDIDTLIRWGYAATQVVEGLVTQDQLDAAGIAVLELGGYITDQFQRAVARPQDNLLGDLAMACASGELDDATALVMMITLFSAGGESTASLIGSAAWVLATQPHIQRQLRDRPELLGVFVEEVLRYEPPFRGHYRHVVNDTTLCGVDLEAGSRLLLLWGAANRDPAHFDDPGHFRLDRSAGKGHITFGKGPHFCVGAALARLEARIVLGQLLERTRDLKAADVGRWLPSLLVRRLERLQLATTPPDLGVV, encoded by the coding sequence ATGACGCAACTGGATGGTGGCCTCGGCATCGCGCTGTTCCACGATGCCTACCTGCAAGACCCGTATCCGCTCTACCAGCGCATGCAATCGGCCGGGCATGTCCACCGGATCGGTGATTCGCAGTTCTATGCGGTGTGCAGTTGGGACGCGGTCACCGAGGCCCTCGGACGTTGCGACGACTTCTCCTCGAACCTCACCGCGACCATGATGTACCAGCCGGAGGGCACGGTGACGCCGTTCGTGATGGGGGAACTCGGCGGACCGACCCAGGCGTTGGCGACCGCTGACGATCCCGCGCACGCGGCGCACCGGAAGGCGCTGCTGCCGCAATTGGCGGCGAAACGCATCCTCGCCTTTGAGCCATTCATCGCTGAGACCGCCGCGCGGATCTGGGACGCCTCGATGCGCGACGGACGCATCGAGTGGATGAGCGCGATGGCGAATCGGCTGCCGATGATGATCGTCGGGAGGATCATCGGCGTTCCCGACGACGACATCGACACGCTCATCCGTTGGGGATACGCCGCCACCCAAGTGGTCGAGGGACTCGTCACGCAAGATCAGCTGGATGCCGCGGGCATCGCGGTGTTGGAACTCGGCGGTTACATCACCGACCAGTTCCAACGGGCCGTGGCCAGACCGCAAGACAACCTGCTCGGCGACCTTGCCATGGCATGCGCGTCCGGTGAGTTGGACGACGCGACCGCCCTGGTCATGATGATCACGCTGTTCAGTGCCGGCGGCGAGTCCACCGCCTCGTTGATCGGTTCCGCCGCCTGGGTTTTGGCGACCCAGCCCCACATTCAGCGGCAACTGCGCGACCGACCGGAACTGCTCGGTGTGTTCGTTGAGGAAGTGCTGCGCTACGAACCGCCATTTCGCGGTCACTACCGCCACGTCGTCAACGACACCACGCTGTGCGGGGTCGACCTTGAAGCCGGTTCGCGGCTGCTGTTGCTGTGGGGCGCGGCTAACCGAGACCCAGCGCACTTCGACGATCCCGGACACTTTCGACTGGACCGATCCGCCGGCAAGGGGCACATCACCTTCGGCAAAGGCCCACACTTCTGCGTCGGAGCCGCGCTCGCCCGGTTGGAGGCGAGGATCGTGCTCGGTCAACTCCTCGAACGCACCCGTGACCTCAAAGCCGCCGATGTCGGGCGGTGGCTCCCGAGCCTGCTGGTGCGACGCCTCGAGCGCCTACAACTCGCTACCACGCCCCCGGATTTGGGCGTGGTCTGA
- the glp gene encoding gephyrin-like molybdotransferase Glp, which yields MRSVEEQQSRISAAAVAPRPIRVAIAEAQGLMCAEEVVTEHPMPGFDQAAIDGYAVRSVDVAGVGDAGGTEVFADDGDVDAREVLTLPVTGTIEAGARTLSRLQPRQAVRVQTGAPLPTLADAVLPLRWTDGGMSRVRVLRGAPSGAYVRRAGDDVQPGDVAVRAGTIIGAAQVGLLAAVGRERVLVHPRPRLSVMAVGGELVDIARTPGNGQVYDVNSYALAAAGRDAGAEVNRVGIVSNDPKELGEAVEGQISRAEIVVIAGGVGGAAAEAVRSVLSELGEMEVVRIAMHPGSVQGFGQLGRDGVPTFLLPANPVSALVVFEVMVRPLIRLSLGRRQPMRRIVQARTLSPITSVAGRKGYLRGQLMRDQDSGEYLVQALGGAPGASSHLLATLAEANCLVVVPTGAEQIRTGEIVDVAFLAQHG from the coding sequence GTGCGTTCGGTGGAGGAGCAGCAGAGCCGGATATCGGCCGCCGCGGTAGCCCCAAGGCCGATACGCGTTGCGATCGCCGAGGCACAGGGATTGATGTGCGCCGAAGAAGTGGTCACTGAACACCCAATGCCCGGTTTCGATCAGGCCGCGATCGACGGTTACGCGGTGCGCAGTGTTGACGTTGCCGGTGTCGGTGACGCGGGTGGTACCGAAGTCTTTGCCGATGACGGCGATGTCGACGCTCGCGAGGTGCTGACCCTGCCGGTGACGGGGACCATCGAAGCCGGAGCGCGCACACTCAGCAGGCTGCAGCCCCGCCAGGCGGTCCGGGTGCAGACCGGCGCCCCGCTTCCGACGCTGGCCGACGCGGTCCTGCCGTTGCGGTGGACCGATGGCGGAATGTCTCGCGTGCGGGTGCTGCGCGGCGCGCCGTCCGGCGCCTATGTGCGGCGCGCGGGTGACGATGTGCAGCCGGGCGATGTCGCGGTGCGGGCCGGGACGATCATCGGCGCGGCCCAGGTGGGGCTGCTGGCGGCGGTGGGCCGCGAACGGGTGCTGGTGCACCCGCGTCCACGGCTGTCGGTCATGGCGGTGGGTGGCGAGCTGGTCGATATCGCGCGCACCCCGGGCAACGGGCAGGTGTACGACGTCAATTCCTATGCGTTGGCCGCGGCGGGCCGGGATGCCGGCGCGGAGGTGAACCGGGTCGGCATCGTCAGCAACGACCCGAAGGAACTGGGCGAAGCGGTCGAGGGTCAGATCAGCCGGGCTGAGATTGTGGTGATCGCCGGCGGGGTCGGCGGTGCGGCGGCAGAGGCGGTACGGTCGGTGCTGTCCGAGCTGGGCGAGATGGAGGTCGTTCGCATCGCCATGCACCCGGGATCCGTGCAGGGCTTCGGACAGCTCGGCCGCGATGGCGTTCCGACTTTTCTGCTGCCGGCAAATCCGGTCAGCGCCCTGGTGGTCTTCGAGGTGATGGTCCGGCCGCTGATCCGGCTGTCACTGGGTCGGCGGCAGCCGATGCGCCGGATCGTCCAGGCCCGCACGCTGTCGCCGATCACCTCGGTGGCCGGGCGCAAGGGCTACCTGCGCGGCCAGCTGATGCGTGATCAGGACAGCGGTGAGTACCTGGTTCAGGCGTTGGGCGGAGCGCCGGGGGCGTCATCGCACCTACTCGCGACGCTTGCCGAGGCCAACTGTCTGGTCGTGGTTCCAACCGGTGCCGAGCAAATCCGTACCGGCGAGATCGTCGACGTCGCCTTCCTGGCTCAGCACGGCTGA
- a CDS encoding GNAT family N-acetyltransferase: MNLWRSDSRHPGWPTAVGPLRVSAGVIRLRPVRMRDGAHWSRIRLADRAHLEPWEPSTDGDWTIRHTIAAWPAVCSSLRSEARRGRMLPYVIELNGRFCGQLTIGNVIHGALRSAWIGYWVPSTATGAGVATGALALGLDHCFGPVMLHRVEATVRPENTASRAVLAKVGFREEGLLRRYLEVDRVWRDHLLMAITAEEVYGSVASTLVRGGHASWP, encoded by the coding sequence GTGAACCTGTGGCGTTCGGATTCCCGGCATCCCGGCTGGCCGACGGCCGTTGGGCCGCTGCGGGTCTCGGCGGGCGTGATCCGGTTGCGGCCGGTGCGGATGCGCGATGGTGCGCACTGGAGCCGGATCCGGTTGGCCGACCGCGCACATCTCGAACCGTGGGAGCCCAGCACCGACGGCGATTGGACCATCCGGCACACGATTGCCGCGTGGCCGGCGGTGTGTTCGAGTCTGCGTTCGGAGGCTCGCAGGGGCCGGATGCTGCCGTATGTGATCGAGCTGAACGGACGGTTCTGCGGTCAGTTGACCATCGGCAACGTCATCCATGGGGCGTTGCGATCGGCCTGGATCGGCTACTGGGTACCAAGCACGGCTACCGGCGCGGGGGTGGCCACCGGAGCATTGGCGCTGGGTCTTGACCACTGCTTCGGCCCGGTCATGTTGCACCGCGTGGAGGCCACCGTGCGTCCGGAGAATACGGCCAGCCGCGCCGTGCTGGCAAAGGTCGGGTTCCGCGAAGAGGGGCTGTTGCGCCGGTACCTTGAGGTGGACCGGGTCTGGCGGGACCACCTGCTGATGGCCATCACCGCCGAAGAGGTCTACGGGTCGGTGGCGTCGACCCTGGTCCGCGGCGGGCACGCCAGCTGGCCGTAG
- the glpR gene encoding gephyrin-like molybdotransferase receptor GlpR: MPSIPQSLLWISLVVLWLFVLVPMLISKRDAVRRTSDVALATRVLNGGAGARLLKRGGPAAGHRSDPDWKPEEEWRDDAVDEEEFTDVEQDPEQGFEEDAEPDNDEDDEVRRRGAVVVTVAAPHATGADEPDYLDVDVVDEDSGALPAGASARAGKPALPTVDDPADDADPEVDRLEPADDEYEYEYVEDTCGLEVAEDDSADIHEAPPRVAHGRSRRRRFDTKTAAAVTARKYAFRKRVLIAMAVMLIGSATAAFEVTPAAWWICGSATGMTVLYLAYLRRQTRIEEKVRRRRMQRMARARLGVENTRDRDYDLVPSRLRRPGAVVLEIDDEDPIFSHLDYAMPSRGYGWPRDLPRAVGQ; the protein is encoded by the coding sequence ATGCCAAGCATCCCGCAATCGTTGTTGTGGATCTCGCTCGTGGTGCTCTGGCTGTTCGTGCTGGTGCCCATGCTGATCAGCAAACGTGATGCGGTAAGGCGCACCAGCGATGTCGCGCTCGCGACCCGGGTGCTCAACGGTGGCGCGGGTGCACGCCTGCTCAAGCGCGGCGGTCCCGCCGCGGGGCATCGCAGCGACCCGGACTGGAAGCCGGAGGAGGAGTGGCGGGACGACGCGGTCGACGAAGAGGAGTTCACCGACGTCGAGCAAGACCCCGAGCAGGGCTTCGAGGAGGACGCCGAGCCTGACAACGACGAGGATGACGAGGTGCGCCGTCGGGGCGCGGTCGTCGTGACGGTTGCCGCCCCCCACGCCACCGGCGCCGACGAGCCGGACTACCTGGACGTCGACGTGGTCGACGAAGACTCTGGGGCCCTTCCGGCGGGAGCCAGTGCCCGCGCCGGGAAGCCCGCGCTGCCGACGGTCGACGACCCCGCCGACGACGCCGATCCGGAGGTCGATCGCCTGGAGCCGGCCGACGACGAATACGAATACGAATACGTCGAGGACACTTGCGGTTTGGAAGTCGCGGAGGACGACTCCGCGGACATCCACGAGGCGCCACCGAGGGTCGCGCACGGCAGGTCGCGGCGGCGCCGGTTCGACACCAAGACCGCCGCCGCGGTCACTGCCCGCAAATACGCCTTCCGCAAGCGCGTGTTGATAGCGATGGCGGTGATGCTGATCGGCTCGGCCACCGCGGCCTTCGAAGTGACGCCGGCCGCGTGGTGGATCTGCGGTAGTGCCACCGGGATGACGGTGCTCTACCTGGCGTATCTGCGCCGGCAAACCCGCATCGAGGAGAAAGTGCGGCGGCGCCGGATGCAGCGGATGGCGCGGGCGCGGCTTGGTGTGGAGAACACCCGGGACCGCGACTACGACCTGGTGCCGTCGCGGCTGCGCCGTCCCGGCGCGGTGGTTCTCGAGATCGACGACGAGGACCCGATCTTTTCGCACCTGGACTACGCAATGCCGTCGCGGGGCTACGGCTGGCCTCGCGACCTGCCGCGGGCCGTGGGCCAGTAG